Part of the Metarhizium brunneum chromosome 6, complete sequence genome is shown below.
TACACTCCCATGACCTATGACCAACGTAACATTCAACTGCTCAGATCGACCGCCAGTGTCTCGTCTCTGCTCACATAAACCCCGTTAGGTTCATCCGGGAGCCCTAGCCGTTACATGCTGGTTAAATTCAATTTCCGCAGCGGCGGAGCTAATAGAATCCTTGAGACTGTTCGGGACCATCTATTCAACGTATGTGGAAAGGCTATCGGCAGGCGCATGTAACGGTCCTAGCTGAGTATATTGAAAACTAGCTCGGCGACTACAACGAGGATCGCTAACGCCAAAGAGGGGAGGGAAAGCTCTTGAGCTGCTGAGCTCGATGACTGAGTAACTTCCCTTATCGGTGTGTCGCGGCCGACAGCCCGGAGCTAAAGGCGAAAGTGTAAGCCGACTGGAGCAATATCGGGCTTAGCCTGTTACCGTACAAGCCAAAAAATATGTTTCTTTTTGTATACTGAGTTTAATATACTTGACGTATATAAAATTCAAGACAAAGAATATAAGCTTTTGTTATTATAGTGTGGAGTAAGAAAATGCAAAGTTTAATGCTATAGAGTTTATTCTAATTGAAGAGGCGTCGTAATTGAGACGCATTTTAGCATGCTtgtaaaattaaatttatagTGGCTTTTTTCGATCCACTACGCAGTTACACAGTATTTACTTGTAGGATGAGATGGTTCTAGCCTTTTGTATCTCGTTTTTTGACTACTTCTACGTATATGAAAACAGTGTCCAGAACTATTCTACGTGACGATTTTAGCCTGTATACTTGGGAATATCTCGAGCACTTTAGTTTTATAGTTTACAGTTCAACTTTAAAACTAGTTTTTGAGTTATAGTAGAAACTTCTAAGTTTGTAGTAGTTACTTTAATGGCTTATTTTAAATTCCAACATATTTCACTCATACTACAACTTGGAGATTATCCTTAACAAAGTACGCGCTTGTAAGTAGGAGACTAGttaaatataaatatctGTTTAATCTCCTTGTACTATTCTTCACCGTCTTTCTGCAACTTCCACTCGTCTATCTTAAAATACCTTAAAGATCTCAAACTATCTAATTAACTAAAATGCTCTTCGCAAACTTGCTCGTCCTTGCAACTGCCGCTCTGGGCGCCGTCATTAATTACGACGGCGCTGAATACGACGACGGTCAATACGACGATCAATTCCTCATCGGGCCACCAGTAGGTCGTCTTACCCCTGTACAAAATAACCTTGGTCTCACATAATGCAGGCTGAGCTCTCTCATAAAGAGAATTGCCATCAGCCAGACATCAGGGTTTTGCGAAATGAGGAGTGTGTCCAGCTCTCTCCTAGTGCGCCGCCTCCTTTGTAAGCATGGAAACCATCGTTGCCCCTTTTTATTCTATTTTACTAACAGGGTGAATACAGCCCTTACAGGTCTATTCGAGTCAACTCACGACACTGCACGCTGTATCGGTAGGTCCCTTGCTTCGCGCTCGGTATTTGTGCGACGAAGACTAACATGGCATAGGGATAACAAGTGCCAGACTCAGCTTGCCCGTGTCCAGCATACCCAATGCCACAATATTCCACCTTTTGCCAGATTCAGCTCTATCAGGTGCTCAAACAAAGATTAATTGAAATGCAGAGGATGATGGGATGTAATTCTCGCAGGGAAGCCAAGGGAGTGGCGGATTTCCTGAGACGCTTTGGTACAGGTTTTTCTCCCCTGCAAGTACATATCTTTGGGGTTTTCCCTGTACTGTCATGCAAATGCAGAGGCTTTGTTTTTGAGTCAGGGTATGCTTCTCTTGACTTGTGATAATGCAACATACATCATGTCATGCGCTTAAGAAGTGAAAGTGAATCTGTGTGATTTCTACGTGTAATCCCTCTGTCCCGCTGAACTCATCTCCCAATACCCCTAGGACTTGAACGCCAGGGCAACCTGAGCCAGTTCTCTCTTTGCCGAAGGCGCAGTGTGAGGGAGGACGTGTATTAGTGTATGAATTAACACGCAGCCTTCCGCGGCTACAGGGGATAAGAGCGGATGTCCCTTTGAGGCGTGTGAGCGACATGAAGTAGTGTCTCCAGTAGGCTTACTACTAcaaataatatttttacaAAGAATATGCACGAGCGTGTTTACTCTGCTTAAATAGTACAATCTTTTAACATTTTTATAGCACTTTATGTTCCTTTAGACTAGCTAAAAGAAGACATGAACAAAGTTTACTCTTAAGGTAAAACGAGCATCTCGTAGACAAAGCAGTACATGGTCATTTCTTAAGGACAAGATCGAGCCACTGTTATCCATGTTACGCCAATATAACCCCCTTTCCCCCTAGTTCTGAGATATAAAGACAATACGACTCCTCGCCTATCTATCCAGTATTATTTAAAGTCTCCCCCGCAGGCTTGTCTATGCAAAAGCTGAATAGAGCGAGGACGGACAATAAGGGACAAGCAAAACTAGCACACCTACTGGTTCTACTGCAGACTTGCGTATTGTGATATGCTAAAGTGATACCACATGTGCTAAAGGAATATAATATCATGGTGAATATATATCACACTTTTTTTCGGCCAAGTGTGATATCACAATTGCTAAAGTGATATGCACGTGACGTCCGCCCCAgaatttttctttttctggcgGTCAACAAGCGCCCAAAAGAATAGCTTAAAATAATCTTAAGAAGGTTAAATGTATTGGTCGCTGGCTGCGTGACAGGCATATCTAGAACACGCTTGATGGCGGCAGGGTAGGCGCAATACTAATACCGGTCTTGATAGTGGCAGTGACGATGACTTGGAAATAAATTACGACTAATGCTATGGAAAAATCGGTTCATAATATCGAAGGTGCCAGAGAGCTAAAGTGATATCACAGGTGCTAAAGGGATATTCTAGCACACTTAATTTTATTCTGTgaatataaatataaatatcACTTTAGCGCGTGATATCACAATACGCAAGTCTGTTCTACTGGTTTATTTGGCCGTGACCTGATCCGCGGGCCGCAGGGTGGCTTGCTGATTCTGAGAGTAAGCCACAAACGCTCACTGTCCAATGGCAGTTTGCTACGGGCAAGGACAGGCCGTCGTGTGATAGTTGCATTACATTCACTTACGATTATGGAAACAGATGCCACATGCCACGGGAAGTCTGGTGTCCCGTGCCAGAATATCACTGGCTATGGCTCATTCCCGCATCCCCCTGGTAGTTTCGCGATTCACCGAATCCAACCTCAACCGTGACATATGACTATGCCAGCTCAACATATTCACCGCCAGACACAACGTAAACAGGGTCTCCCGCAGTGTTTACCCTCTGGATTTATAATGTGTTGGGTCTCGTGAGCGTTTTAATGTCACCGATGTCTCATCTCATGCACCATCATTAGTTTTAGTTACATCTACAGAGGAGTGTTGTCGCCAAtcggccaagttggcagccTCTGGGCTCATGCAGTCTGCAACGCACGAAGCCATTGAGGGGTTGGGTTATAACCTCCTGACAGGCTATTGTCCATAGAtgtctttttgtttttttgaaAATATTTTACTAAAATTTATTGTTTTGGAGTACGGCACGTTAAGTGAGAGTTATATATAAACGTAACCCTCAGGTAAAAAAACATAAATTTTGTATTTTAGACTTGAAAGGCCAAGTGTTGACGCATCTGCGTGCGGGGCTCGTGAATCAGAGTCGTGATAAAGTTCTAGTTACTGCATGTTACATGAAAGTAACGTCTCCCTCCGAGACCGGCTGCACATGTACCAAGGATGCATTATCACGGAACATCAAGAGTTAGGGAGCTAGGCATGGAGGCCCAACAGCAATAACCTAAATGCCTCAGTGTCATCCAGGTCAGGTTACACACACTTATTGTCATCATGATATATACGAGACACCTGTCAGGCTCCAGATTGAGCCCCCAAGGACCTTTAGGAACCCAAAGACAATTATTACTTGATATTGAAACTATTTGTGAGCCTTTACATAGAGGTCTTGCATCACTGTGTCATCTTTGCCCGTCTGTCTACTATAAAGATCCCGTCCGGCCAGGAAACAAGAACTTTGAAGCAAAACCAAGCTGTGTTGTCATTTTAATTATACCTACAATTCAAAGGACAAAGGTGAAGGTCTTGTTGCCACCAACGTCGCCATGTCTCACAACGCACCTACGTCTGGTCACGAGAAGCTTGTCCAGGAACTTCTTGATATGATAAAGGCAAAAAAATGGGAAAACGACTTTGCCTCCGGAATTGAGCGTGCCATTGCCGCGGCTCCAGTTGACCTTGAAAAAGCCCATATCAAAAAGGGAGCCACCAATGATGAAACCATAAACTATTTTCTCGACTTTTGCGATCGCTACTTAAGATGGGTGCCGTATACCACGTCTGCCAGAGATGAGCCGCTCTGGGTGCTCTCGCTATTCTACTTTGTCTTTCATCAAAAGGGCATTATAGAGAAGCAAACGCCCATAGAACCAAAATATATCGGCCAACATACAGAGTTGTCTCTGTGGCTTCAGAAATACGCCCGCACGCTGGGAACATGGATGGACACGGCAGCGTCTGCTGACATTGTCTCGTCTTTCAGCGAGAACCCGGAATACACCGTCTATCAATACGAGAAGCCGACAGGGGGCTGGAATTCCTACAATGCCTTCTTTACTCGAAAGGTGAATCCGGTATACAGGCCTGTTGCCCCGAACAACACCGTCGCCAGTCCGtgcgatgccaagtttgaTGGTTTCTGGCCTATTACTTCGGACGGAGTAGTGGAACTCAAGGGATTAAAGTGGCCAATCCAGCAGCTGCTAAAGGATATCCCTGCTGACTTGGTAAACAAGTTTCATAATGGCATATTTATGCATTCGTTTCTTCTGCCGAATAACTACCATCGCGTCCATGCTCCAGTCAGCGGGACGGTCAAGCACCGCGAAAAGATCCCGGGAGATGTCTATCTTGAAGTGACGGCAGATTCGGAGACTGGAAAGCTGCTGCTTCCTCCTCGACGAATGGAACCAATGCCATATAAAGACCGCGACGGCAAGAGGCAGATTGACGCGCAGAATCATCCTGGTTATCAGTGGAATCAGGTGCGTGGGCTGTGGTTGATTGATACTACAGGCTCAAAGGATATCGATATTGGCCATGTGGCACTTTTTGCCGTTGGCATGGCACAAATCTCCTCGGTCCAGTGGGATGACACGGGCAAGCCGAACACACAAGTTAAAAAGGGAGATGAGCTGGGCATGGTCTCATACGGCGGTTCCGACTATATTCTCATGTTTGAGCCTGGCAAGGTTCACTTTAGCAGTGAGAGAGGTAATGAGAGCCCTAAAAAGGATGTTTTGTACTTGCAAGGCGCAGCTCTTGTCAACAAGATTTGATGATTATGGAAGTGCTGGCGACGCTTTCGGTGCTTTCTAGTTGTCGTTGCTTACTCTTTCGCTATTCTTGTTTCCCTTGCTTTGATTTCTTTTCAAGGTTAAAATTGCGCATGTGTCAAGACCAGGTCGCTCATTCAGACTACGCACACAATGCTGCTTTTGTCAAATCACGAGCGATATGTGACGGTACAAGGCAAGGATCAACCAACCAAAGACAGAGAGACCACACCCCAAGATGGCAGCAGACTAGTGAAGGAGGTGTTGTCAATAGAGAATTTGCCAACTGATCAGCTTGAGCAATGTTTAAAGAACAGATCTATAAGTTCTTCCAATTTCCTCCCCCGAGGGTCTAAGCTGTTTTGCTCGTAGTAACCGTGCCCATGGATGTTCTCGACATCATCTCCAAACTCATGTCCTACCCTATACGTAGCCTCGTACAAAAAGATGAGCTCGCTTTTGTGATGTCCGTTTCAGTTGAGAGGGAGAAATTCGAGTTCTGCACTCTGACTGATCTACATAAGATgatttataatataaagcctgTTATTTTCTGCAATTCTTCCCGCATGGGCGGCTTGCTTGCTGAGAAGACATATATCTGGAGTGTAAAGTTTCTCATGTGCACAGTGCCATGGCGCCGACTTGGCAAAAGACAATCAAGGCAGAAATACATTTTAATACTCTTCATCTTTCACTGCGTATTCACTACACCATCAACGGGCTCCAATAATTAACCGTTACCTCCCCACCAACCGTGACAACTATTCTATGGTATCGACTGTGGCGGTCGCAGCGGTGCCGCATCAACCTCGTTTCTAGTGACGATGCGCCCGCGTCACATACTTTTCGGATATGTTTCTGGATATAACTGCCAGCGACTACTCGTGAGAGCTTGGTGCGCCAGGCTTGAGATGAAAATTGAACCGATTGACCAACCCGGGGGCGGGGGGGCATTGAATAGAAACTCGCAGTGGGGAAGTTGCGAGTAAGCACCCTTCAAATGTTTGGCTATTAAGGGGGAGGCGTAGCCGTGCGAGCTGGGAGGCGCAGAGATCAGACCGAGTAAGTAGCCAGCCTGCTTGGCAACTACATAGTCGACACGAGTCAAAACAACAACGGTGGAGATGAAACAGTGGACAACATGGCTGAAGCAGAGGCAGCCCATTCGCCTACCGGTCGCATGTCGTTGATGACAGGTCGATGAAAAAAATTACACAAGAGTCGCCAACTGCTGCCCCAAGGGCGTCGTCATGTGGCATGTTTCGGCATCTGGAAAACCTAGCCCACGGCCCGCAATGGCATCGATGCCATGTGGACATGTTGGCTGGCACTGCCCACATCGATCCACCAGACTCGAATACCAGGCGCCAAATATGATGCCGACTGACGACGCTGCGAGCAAGCGAGCCCCGTGGAGGCTCATAGTTCCTTCCTATTGCAATATAGGCTGATAAATGATGGATCCGCAACGTACGAACTCGGGCATTTTGAGCGGTCGACCTTGGCAAATGTCTTGACTCCACTCGTTGCCAAAGCTAGCtgacgttcaatgttggtcattacgtatgtatgtatgtagggGTGTAAGTGGACGCGATGGCGGGTTTGCGAAGCATCTGCGGGCTCTGCCAATCGAAACAAAGGCTGTTGAGTCTCGAGAGTAGGTGAGATGATTCGCATTACAAGTATGACTCTAATAGCGGTTGTGCCTGTGGGCTTTATTCAATTAGATTCATGCGCACCCCAGAGTTCATGTCAGTACATGTGCTGACTTGAAACAACTGCCAGCACGTGGAATGAAGCCGCCAGCAGGGCCTCTCGCCCATACATGGGAGGCGTAGCATGTTCCTCCAGTAGCGCTTCTTTGGAAATaagcatacatatgtagccgGAAAGCCCGTCAAGTTGGTAAGAAGGTTGTGTAGCCTATCGTCTTTATTTCTGTCCGCAGCGTCGTAATCGGCCGGGTAGGGTCGCACGCACGCACGATCGGGCCACAAGCAAATGGACAAGGAAGCAGATCGGTCGCAAGGGTTCACAGATGGCGTCTGAACCACGGGGTAGCAGTCACGAAGCACCTGGAACAGGTTAATTTGGCAAATCCCCATGCTTCTATGTACACATGCAATGTAAAGCTAAACTACACCGCTTACTCAAGTTGCTTTTATCTACTATACACTTTGAACTTTTCTTGTCCTGCTTTAGTAGGCCCATCCAGCACTCCTTCAGCCAACGCCACGCAAggcacaaaaaaagaaacaagctcaaggccaccccaaaacaccaactCGCTCTCCATTCAATCCCCTAGCCATCTTGTGACGATAGCCACCGGACGAAGCTTCATTTACGCCTTGTAACCAGCGTAGTGGGGATACGTAGGCCAGCCCCAAGGCACAGCCTTCTGCATCAGCTGGTGATCCAAGCCCTGGGTGCCATTATTCATGTACATGAACTTGGTATAAGGGACGTCGGCATGGTAGGAGAATCGGGTTCCGGCAGGGATGAACGCGACGTCGCCGTGGAGCAAGGCAACGGACTCGTATCCGTCAACAGCCAGAATAAGATGGCCGTCTTCCATCTGCAGGGCAAAGTGGTGCGGCAGAGTGGTCGTGGTTACCGTCTCGTTATCAAGCTTGGGCGACAGAATGACCGTGCCCATGGTGAAGTCCTTTTCGGTATTCTTGTCGGCAAACGGCTGGACAATCTTGTATCCGTTCTCCGCGTTGAGGAACTTGGGGCCGTAGtccttggcgatggcgtAGGGCTCGCCGTACTTGCTCGGCAGCTCGTTGGGGCCGTTGTGCCAGTTGAGGCGGCTGTCGCCGGCGGTGCCGTTGACGAAGTCGCGACGCGGCACGAAGTTGTCGTGCAGGTACAGGTCCAGCGAGTTGaggctggcgatggcctcgGGCGAGAGTGTGCCGGCAAACGGCGACTCGTCGAAGGCGGTGGCGAGGTAGGGCGCCGAGACGCTCGAGCTGTACTTGCCCTCGCCGTAGAAGACGTCGAACAGGTGCTCGAAGCCCGCGGGGTGGAAGACGTGGGTTAGCTGCGCATCGGGATCGACGAGCTGGAACGTGTGGATGGTGCCGGTCGGC
Proteins encoded:
- the psd1 gene encoding Phosphatidylserine decarboxylase proenzyme 1 produces the protein MSHNAPTSGHEKLVQELLDMIKAKKWENDFASGIERAIAAAPVDLEKAHIKKGATNDETINYFLDFCDRYLRWVPYTTSARDEPLWVLSLFYFVFHQKGIIEKQTPIEPKYIGQHTELSLWLQKYARTLGTWMDTAASADIVSSFSENPEYTVYQYEKPTGGWNSYNAFFTRKVNPVYRPVAPNNTVASPCDAKFDGFWPITSDGVVELKGLKWPIQQLLKDIPADLVNKFHNGIFMHSFLLPNNYHRVHAPVSGTVKHREKIPGDVYLEVTADSETGKLLLPPRRMEPMPYKDRDGKRQIDAQNHPGYQWNQVRGLWLIDTTGSKDIDIGHVALFAVGMAQISSVQWDDTGKPNTQVKKGDELGMVSYGGSDYILMFEPGKVHFSSERGNESPKKDVLYLQGAALVNKI
- the QDOI_1 gene encoding Quercetin 2,3-dioxygenase, producing the protein MGFTQALVFALAAATIEGACAPGAGGAAASPQNMVVSQAPDFVRPYVLPKYRGRSIMLSQAEVLRFAITTNSSGGAFSMIQHNGQFNNNVSARYHDHHNVHEHLYCARGRVQFWAQKNTSEGEQEARQATPGDYASLPTGTIHTFQLVDPDAQLTHVFHPAGFEHLFDVFYGEGKYSSSVSAPYLATAFDESPFAGTLSPEAIASLNSLDLYLHDNFVPRRDFVNGTAGDSRLNWHNGPNELPSKYGEPYAIAKDYGPKFLNAENGYKIVQPFADKNTEKDFTMGTVILSPKLDNETVTTTTLPHHFALQMEDGHLILAVDGYESVALLHGDVAFIPAGTRFSYHADVPYTKFMYMNNGTQGLDHQLMQKAVPWGWPTYPHYAGYKA